The Amblyomma americanum isolate KBUSLIRL-KWMA chromosome 5, ASM5285725v1, whole genome shotgun sequence genome window below encodes:
- the LOC144134169 gene encoding protein phosphatase PHLPP-like protein → MRTSFLNTLVLIFATSCSLVFARKGRLPNITCPVLQRCSCYASKYGAVASCSHVSNLQEIDTDMAALEGIFFKTLTFLNVSLTELPVKFLKNRTIHELAIFNCPLRDISETAIGSANRVSSIHLKRSMLNSLPSGLSSAKGLLCIIATLNAFKVLHGSLLLPELRKLDLRYNGIEEVSETYLMGMPKLEHLVLSHNKIHHLSAVLFEKTRNLREVHIGKNRITQLNGIFDGMHSLQTLFLRGDMIMDIRKLVSSRMPELKYLNLEENSIDVVPVFASSNRNVKVLVLSRNRITNVDPGAFKALDRMIRVDLHRNNISYLDETLFATGSRLETINLAQNMLHSVIGTFKNTRLLRKLNLSSNRITSITDCFSGLRSLMELSLRDNLISHVADYTFKENTGLLEIDLGRNNIQWKPSKLTAL, encoded by the exons ATGCGTACATCTTTTTTAAATACACTTGTCTTGATTTTTGCGACTTCGTGCAGTCTCGTGTTTGCACGTAAGGGGCGGTTACCGAACATCACTTGTCCTGTGCTGCAGCGATGCTCCTGCTACGCCTCGAAGTACGGAGCCGTTGCGTCTTGCAGTCACGTTTCCAATCTCCAGGAAATCGACACAGACATGGCCGCATTGGAAGGTATCTTTTTCAAAACACTCACATTCCTCAACGTCTCACTGACTGAGCTACCTGTTAAGTTTCTAAAGAATCGCACGATACATGAGCTCGCTATCTTTAACTGCCCCTTGCGCGACATTAGTGAAACTGCCATAGGCTCTGCAAATAGAGTTTCTAGCATTCATTTGAAGAGGAGCATGCTGAACTCTCTACCAAGCGGTTTGAGTTCCGCGAAGGGCTTGCTTTGCATCATTGCGACGCTGAACGCCTTCAAAGTCCTGCACGGCTCACTGCTATTACCTGAACTACGCAAGCTCGACTTGCGATACAACGGCATTGAAGAGGTGAGCGAAACATATCTGATGGGAATGCCCAAGCTGGAGCACCTGGTCTTGTCCCACAACAAGATCCACCACCTATCGGCCGTACTTTTCGAGAAAACAAGAAATCTGAGAGAAGTGCACATAGGGAAAAACCGCATCACGCAACTAAACGGCATCTTTGACGGCATGCATTCCTTGCAG acgcTTTTTCTCAGGGGCGACATGATAATGGATATCCGGAAACTTGTGTCATCTAGGATGCCCGAACTGAAGTACCTCAACCTGGAAGAAAACAGCATAGATGTCGTACCTGTGTTCGCCTCGTCAAATCGTAATGTGAAAGTGCTCGTTTTGAGCCGTAACAGGATAACTAATGTAGATCCTGGGGCTTTCAAAGCGCTTGACCGTATGATTCGCGTCGACCTACATCGGAACAACATAAGTTACCTAGACGAGACCTTGTTTGCTACTGGTTCAAGATTAGAAACCATTAACTTAGCGCAGAACATGTTACACAGTGTGATAGGGACATTTAAAAACACACGCCTACTCAGGAAGTTAAACCTATCGTCAAATCGCATCACTTCTATCACCGATTGCTTTTCCGGCCTCAGGTCTTTGATGGAGCTGTCCTTAAGAGATAATCTTATTTCTCATGTCGCAGACTACACTTTCAAGGAGAACACTGGGCTCTTAGAGATCGATTTAGGTCGTAACAATATACAGTGG AAACCTTCCAAGCTTACAGCACTTTGA